One part of the Bacillota bacterium genome encodes these proteins:
- a CDS encoding vitamin B12-dependent ribonucleotide reductase gives MELTPNARTVLERRYLAKIGDTQETPEQMLERVARNIAEVEATHYGADPQEVEDLCRRFYQIMDNLEFLPNSPTLMNAGRDLQQLSACFVLPIPDSMEGIFDAVKHAALIHKSGGGTGFSFSRLRPQNDVVRSTGGVASGPVSFLKVFNAATEAVKQGGTRRGANMGILRVDHPDILEFIKCKQDNEEITNFNISVAITEGFMAAVEADETYDLINPRTGEPMGQLPARDVFDLIVHHAWQNGEPGIVFLDRINEHNPTPKLGEIESTNPCGEQPLLPYESCNLGSINLNKFVADGEVQWDKLREVIHTAVHFLDNVIDANVYPLPEIEEMTKANRKIGLGVMGFADMLIQLGIPYDSEDGIAMAEKVMGFIQQEGRAASTKLAELRGSFPNFAGSVFDQPGAAGMRNATVTTIAPTGTISIICGASSGIEPLFAIAFTRNIMDNDRLVEVNPLFEKVARERGFYSEELMERIAREGSLAHIEEIPEDVRRVFVTAHDISPEYHVRMQAAFQKYTDNAVSKTVNLPNSATVEDVAKVYWQAYHLHCKGITVYRDGSRSGQVLTVKAPEPQADSADSPGVPTATVRPRPATTWGRTLRIPTAHGNMYVTINEDEYGLCEVFAQTGKSGGDAAANNEAIARLISIGLRAGIPPEELIKQLRGIRSSTPVWFNGGMVLSGPDGIAIALEQYLHWRNTGQEPTKIHTAVDLAAPVGECPDCGGPLRFVEGCSTCHQCGYSKCG, from the coding sequence TTGGAACTAACACCTAATGCCAGGACTGTTCTTGAACGCAGGTATCTTGCCAAGATCGGCGATACGCAAGAGACGCCAGAGCAAATGCTGGAAAGGGTCGCCAGGAACATAGCTGAAGTGGAAGCTACCCACTATGGCGCCGATCCACAAGAGGTTGAGGACCTTTGCCGGCGCTTTTACCAAATTATGGATAACCTGGAGTTCTTACCCAACTCCCCGACCCTAATGAATGCCGGCAGGGATCTACAGCAATTATCGGCATGCTTTGTTCTACCGATTCCCGATTCCATGGAAGGTATCTTTGATGCCGTCAAGCATGCCGCCTTGATTCATAAATCCGGCGGGGGCACGGGATTTTCTTTTTCTCGACTGCGTCCGCAAAATGATGTGGTGCGCTCCACCGGCGGAGTGGCCAGTGGCCCCGTTTCTTTCCTCAAGGTTTTCAATGCCGCTACGGAAGCGGTGAAACAAGGTGGTACCCGTCGTGGTGCCAACATGGGGATTTTGCGCGTCGACCACCCCGATATCCTGGAATTCATTAAGTGCAAACAAGACAACGAGGAGATAACCAACTTCAACATCTCCGTAGCAATCACCGAGGGCTTCATGGCGGCAGTGGAAGCCGACGAAACGTACGACTTGATTAACCCCCGCACCGGTGAGCCCATGGGACAACTGCCGGCAAGGGATGTCTTTGACCTGATTGTACACCATGCGTGGCAAAACGGAGAACCGGGAATTGTCTTCCTGGACCGGATCAACGAACACAACCCCACACCGAAGTTGGGAGAAATTGAATCCACCAATCCCTGCGGTGAGCAGCCCCTACTGCCCTACGAGAGCTGTAATCTAGGGTCCATCAACCTCAACAAGTTTGTGGCTGATGGCGAAGTGCAATGGGACAAACTGCGGGAAGTGATTCACACCGCGGTCCACTTCTTGGACAATGTAATCGATGCCAATGTCTACCCCCTACCGGAGATCGAAGAGATGACCAAGGCCAATCGCAAGATTGGTCTAGGGGTAATGGGCTTTGCCGATATGCTCATCCAGCTGGGAATTCCCTATGACTCCGAAGATGGGATTGCGATGGCGGAAAAGGTGATGGGCTTCATTCAGCAAGAGGGACGAGCGGCCAGCACCAAATTGGCAGAGCTACGGGGCAGCTTCCCCAACTTTGCCGGGAGCGTCTTCGATCAGCCAGGAGCTGCGGGCATGCGAAACGCTACCGTCACCACCATTGCGCCCACGGGAACCATTAGTATTATCTGCGGTGCCTCCTCTGGAATTGAACCGTTGTTTGCCATTGCCTTTACCAGAAACATCATGGACAACGATCGGCTGGTTGAGGTGAACCCGCTCTTTGAGAAGGTCGCCCGGGAAAGAGGTTTTTACTCCGAGGAATTAATGGAAAGGATTGCTCGGGAAGGAAGCCTAGCCCACATCGAGGAGATTCCCGAGGACGTCCGTCGGGTCTTTGTCACTGCCCACGACATCTCCCCGGAATACCATGTGCGGATGCAGGCGGCCTTCCAGAAATACACTGACAACGCGGTGTCAAAGACTGTGAATCTGCCCAACAGTGCCACCGTCGAAGACGTGGCCAAAGTCTACTGGCAGGCCTATCACCTGCACTGCAAGGGCATCACCGTCTATCGGGATGGAAGTCGGTCGGGACAGGTGCTCACCGTCAAGGCTCCGGAGCCACAGGCAGACTCCGCGGATTCCCCGGGTGTGCCAACGGCCACAGTCAGACCCCGTCCGGCAACGACATGGGGGCGAACCCTCCGTATTCCCACGGCCCATGGAAATATGTACGTCACCATTAATGAGGACGAGTATGGTCTCTGCGAAGTTTTCGCCCAAACGGGAAAATCCGGTGGTGATGCCGCTGCCAACAACGAGGCGATAGCGCGGTTGATTTCCATTGGCTTGAGAGCCGGAATTCCACCGGAGGAGTTGATCAAACAACTGCGGGGCATCCGCTCCTCTACTCCTGTCTGGTTTAACGGAGGAATGGTACTGTCTGGGCCCGATGGAATTGCCATTGCTTTGGAGCAGTACTTGCATTGGCGCAACACGGGACAGGAGCCGACCAAGATTCACACCGCCGTTGACCTGGCGGCGCCCGTTGGGGAATGTCCCGACTGCGGTGGACCATTACGGTTCGTGGAAGGATGTTCCACCTGTCATCAATGCGGTTATTCCAAGTGCGGCTAA
- a CDS encoding L,D-transpeptidase — protein MINIPTFTLALYENSTLVRTYPIAVGNRFSPSRIGKTEIINKVVNPTYYPPNWYEKGLEPIPPGPDNPVGTRWLGLGFPGYGIHGTNAPGSIGKDVSLGCIRMHNADVEELATRVRIGTPVYFVYEPIVVKREVPGSDYLIAVYPDIYQRGVISLEHALEILAEAGVEGDIDTAVLAEFLHLADGKDKPVPYRTTLRWKGQELGRAVVLGEEIYVLPETLKDIVNWRVDSSVAGASPVVLPTRRLAGRNHVLSQAAANHLGAIVTGGKEGVELTTITVAAKGEEKALWPRLVDRDLLVPVEAAAALVGANVRGQGRSQYGRLQRVAAMLGAQAQWQWPQEKATIAFPTVELEGNIVGHGLIGYGEIWLPLNPIRALLPQLEMKVLGEVVWLELQGGGAGFAAWRRQEQLYVPFSKVAPLMTHWIFAWDPNHNRIKLWRWDR, from the coding sequence GTGATCAACATTCCCACTTTCACCTTGGCCCTCTATGAAAATAGCACTTTGGTAAGAACCTATCCCATTGCCGTTGGCAATCGATTTTCTCCCTCACGCATCGGCAAGACTGAGATTATTAATAAGGTAGTTAATCCCACCTACTATCCGCCCAACTGGTATGAAAAGGGACTGGAACCTATCCCCCCGGGACCAGACAATCCCGTGGGGACTCGGTGGTTGGGTTTGGGGTTTCCCGGCTATGGGATTCACGGCACCAATGCTCCCGGCTCCATCGGCAAGGACGTTTCCTTAGGGTGTATTCGGATGCACAATGCCGATGTCGAGGAGCTGGCCACCAGGGTAAGGATTGGCACCCCGGTTTACTTTGTCTATGAACCCATTGTGGTCAAGAGAGAGGTGCCCGGTTCTGACTACCTCATTGCCGTCTATCCTGACATCTACCAAAGGGGTGTTATTAGTTTAGAACATGCTTTGGAAATATTAGCCGAGGCCGGCGTGGAAGGCGACATTGATACCGCAGTGTTGGCGGAATTTCTCCACCTGGCCGACGGTAAGGATAAGCCTGTACCCTATCGGACCACCTTACGCTGGAAGGGCCAAGAATTGGGAAGAGCAGTGGTATTGGGGGAAGAAATCTATGTTTTGCCGGAGACTCTTAAGGATATCGTCAATTGGCGTGTGGACTCCTCGGTAGCTGGGGCTTCCCCCGTAGTTTTGCCTACCCGCAGATTGGCGGGACGCAATCATGTATTATCACAGGCTGCGGCTAACCATCTGGGAGCCATTGTTACCGGGGGAAAGGAAGGGGTGGAACTGACCACCATCACTGTAGCCGCAAAGGGTGAAGAGAAGGCTCTTTGGCCCCGGCTGGTTGATCGCGATCTGCTGGTGCCCGTTGAGGCCGCCGCCGCTTTAGTGGGTGCAAACGTGCGGGGTCAAGGTAGATCGCAGTACGGCCGGCTCCAGCGGGTAGCAGCTATGTTAGGAGCCCAGGCCCAGTGGCAGTGGCCCCAGGAAAAGGCGACCATCGCCTTTCCCACCGTCGAGCTGGAAGGCAATATCGTCGGGCATGGCCTGATTGGTTACGGTGAGATCTGGCTGCCTCTGAACCCAATCCGAGCACTATTGCCACAGCTTGAGATGAAGGTTCTTGGTGAGGTGGTTTGGTTGGAGCTTCAAGGGGGTGGGGCTGGATTTGCCGCCTGGAGACGCCAGGAACAGTTATATGTACCCTTCAGCAAAGTTGCCCCTTTGATGACCCACTGGATCTTTGCCTGGGATCCCAACCACAACCGGATCAAGCTTTGGCGGTGGGACAGGTGA